The nucleotide sequence CGCTGATTCACTGCTTTACTTcatgtactactagtagtagatgTCTACCAGTAGCAAGTCATGCTCTTTGTGTGCTGTTCTTGAGCCTTGCATGATTTCTTCTTACGTCATGGTCACATGGGGTTGAAAGCTACCGATTTTTATCGATTGATGATTGTTCTGAATACCCTATAGTTTTTATGTAGTGAATTGTtctgtttaatttatgtattggaACTGTGTTAATATTTGTGGCCTTTCCTGTTACTTACTGTTGTTGCTCTCGATGAAAGACTAACTTAAATGATTATCTAGTGCAATTTAGGAAGTAATCAAACTTGGGCTTTAAGTTGGTACATACTGTGTTCAGCTCTACTATTGTTGTTACTGAAAGCAAATTGGCCTAACACATAAAAAGGTTGGAAATTGACGGCTGCATATGTAGCCTTAAATAGGTAGTCCATTTTGGACCTTGACTGCGTTCAAGGGGCTTGCCTGCTAGTCTGGCATCTATGTTGACAAATTGACTATTATTAGTTAGGGGCTCTTTCAGTGTGACCAAGTAGTGTTGTTTTTGTTGACAATCTAGAGCTACTAATCTTGTATGGAATATTATGACTCGCAGTATTCAGTCAGTTTTTCTATCTTTTAGCATGTACTTGCTACAATTTGGACATAAGCCCTACAATTGATCCATGTTTTTCACACCGACCCCATTGAAAAATAGGTTATCATGTACAGTATATTACTTTATCCTGTGTACATGATTCTTGTATTTTTTCCCCACTTGTTAACTTGTTATTATTACTGACTTTGAGTACCTCTTCTCAGTTGCCAGGGCGTACTGACAATGAAATAAAGAATTACTGGAACACTCGAATAAAGAGATGTCAGCGAGCTGGCTTGCCAATATATCCTGCTAGCGTATGCAACCAATCTTCAAATGAAGATCAGCAGGGCTCCAGCGATTTCAACTGCGGCGAGAATCTTTCCAGTGACCTTCTGAATGGAAATGGTCTTTATCTGCCAGATTTTACCTGTGACAATTTCATTGCTAATTCAGAGGCTTTATCTTATGCACCACAGCTTTCAGCTGTTTCAATAAGCAGTTTGCTTGGTCAGAGCTTTGCATCCAAAAACTGCGGCTTCATGGATCAAGTAAACCAAGCAGGGATGCTAAAACAGTCTGACCCTTTACTCCCTGGATTGAGCGACACCATCAATGGCGCGCTCTCCTCGGTCGATCAGTTCTCAAATGACTCTGAGAATCTCAAGAAGGCTCTGGGTTTTGACTATCTCCATGAAGCCAACTCTAGCAGCAAGATGATTGCACCATTTGGGGGTACACTTACTGGCAGCCATGCCTTTTTAAATGGCACCTTCTCTACTTCTAGGACCATCAATGGTCCTTTGAAGATGGAGCTCCCTTCACTCCAAGATACCGAATCTGATCCGAATAGCTGGCTCAAGTATACCGTGGCTCCTGCGATGCAGCCTACGGAGTTGGTTGATCCCTACCTTCAGTCTCCGACAGCAACTCCGTCAGTGAAGTCGGAGTGTGTGTCGCCAAGGAACAGCGGTCTCTTGGAAGAGCTGCTTCATGAAGCTCAGGGACTAAAATCTGGGAAGAATCAGCAGCTTTCCGTGAGAAGTTCAAGTTCCTCTGTCAGTACGCCGTGTGATACTACGGTGGTTAGCCCAGAGTTTGATATCTGTCAGGACTATTGGGAAGAACCTCTGAATGAATATGCTCCTTTCAGTGGCAATTCACTCACTGGATCCACGGCTCCTGTTAGCGCTGCGCCGCCTGATGTTTTTCAGCTCTCCAAAATTTCTCCTGGTGGGTATATTTTTAAATTCCTCATCCTTTGTTAAGAGTGAAAATTGCTCGAGTTACTTATATGAATATATCCTGTATTTGCAGCACAAAGCCCTTCGCTGGGATCTGGTGAGCAGGCAATGGAGCCTGCATATGAGCCTGGGGCTGGGGACACTTCGTCTCATCCTGAAAACTTCAGGCCAGACGCACTCTTCTCCGGGAACACAACTGACTCGTCCGTCTTCAACAACGCCATAGCCATGCTCCTGGGCAACGACATGAACACGGACTGCAAGCCTGTTTTCGGCGACGGTATCGTGTTTGATACTTCCCCGTGGAGCAACATGCCACATGCTTGCCAAATGTCGGAGGAATTCAAATGAATTCCTTGCCGAACCTTGAGCGGTATCGATGGAGATTCTTGGTATCCCTCACCCTGATTGTTTTGAGGAAGAATTCAGAGAAAGCCTCATCGATTGTATACCTGCGTGCTCGCCGTCGACAGGTCCTTGATGGCATATGCGGCTGCTACCAGATGTGCTCTCCATGCAACTAAGCCCCCTTTTCCCCAATAAAGTTGGTGGAGATAAGCCGGTTAtctattttttgtttgtttgtttcgaACTAGAGAACCCTTTTTTTTGTCATCTCCGTGGCATTTATTTGAACAATGTAAGATCAGTTACTGCTTTTCTTCTGGCGTACTCTCTCTTGCTGAACATTTCCCCTCAAATTGTCAATCGATAGCAGCATCTTTTTTTCTCGCAGCAGCATTTTGTTTGTGTGCTGGGTtcgtacttcttcttcttcttttcagcTTGCTCTGTAAACTTGACTTATACTCTCCATCAAGCTGTTGTttagtacttcctctgttccataatgtaagatgttttttgacactacactagtgacaaaaaacgtcttacattatgggacagaggaagtaATATATTACCTTCGTCCGGAATATGTTTTACATCTGTATCTAAAAAATCTAAGTCAACTAATttaggaaggagggaggagtattATTCAGTAGCTTGCTCTATGAAATTGTCTACTCATGGCTGCCGATTCAACTCCCGACTGGCCTACAAAACAGCGTCTGAAACATGCGCTGTCGTGTTTGCCAGCTGCTAGAGCATGGTAGCTAAAACTTGGTGGTGTTCTTTGTTGAGCCATTTGCCGCAGAAACAGAGGGAGCGGGGGAGGGCGCACACTATTTATGTGCCGGCGACGTGCCGTGGATGCGCCGGCCTTCATCGAACGGAGACGCCGCGCAGCACGCGCGCGATGTGCACGGCATAACTCGCGTGTGGCTCTCTCTGCCCGTGTCCGCGACGCACGGTTCGGGGGTCTCCCCTCGCAGCGCATACGGTGCCACGATTAATCAACGCACGCATGTGCGGATGTGCCTGGATTGTCACCAACAGGGATAAAGTCTTCCCTGAAAAATATAGTCGTACTACCATGCAACTGATTTCTTCCAGGCCgttcaaaaaaagaaaaacgatTTCTTCAAGGCCGATGCTACGTGTCGGACACCGGTGCCAGATTCGGCCGGTCGCACCACAGCCACACGATTCAGTGCATAACGTCCATTGGATCAATGGTCCCCGCAACAACAAAAAGTCAACACAAGCAGCACCGGCACTGCCGTTCCGCTGGCAAATGGCCGCCCACCATGCTCACGGCCGGCGACACCCACCTCGTCAAACTGCCAACAGTTGCACCACTGATCACCGCCCATCGATCCTCTACGCCCCATCACGGTTGCTTGTCCTGCTACGTTGGTTGCAGCATCGGGCGTGCTAAGTTCCAGCGGTATGACTATTGTAATATCGGGTGCCTCTAGTTGCAGCTCGCCGCCGCCGTACTGGTTCCATCTTGTTGTCGTGCCGGCAGCAGTATCGGGCGCTCCTCCAGTTGCAACTCGTCGCCGTCCTCATAGCATCCTCGGTGGCCGGTTCCAACTCCTTGTGATACCCTTCGTAGCACGCTTCGCCCTCGTACCAACTCCTCCTCAGCACCCCTTAgtggtgaaaggatcgagatggatctagggagggggggttgaataggtacaattacaaattttaattgttacttagcaattttaggcaataatgcggaatatgaagtttagcctaacaattgcaagtatgatgctaagTGCTAAGCAAGGAAAACAAGTAACGCAAGTAAGTGACCGGataagcacaatatgatataagtaaagactaagagacaagtaagcacaagtagagagttagggttaggaataaccgcaactccgagagacgaggatgtatgccgatgttcacttctttggagggaagctatgtcaccattagagaggtggatgttaccacgaaggcacaccaacgccacgaaggctcaccctattctccctttgagacaacaccacgaaggcgtttctcaaccactagtggtagaccttggggtggtctccaaaccctcacaaacttttcagggtaatcacaatggtcgattcctctccaaaagactcctaccgcctaggagtctccaacctccaaaagtaacaagaacgatggggaaaagctcaagacttgctcaaatcacgaattcatTTGGTGCAAGGAAggggaggagtggatctatcacttgggtggacaacttctctcaaatgctctcaaatcccttagggatctaagatttggtgtggagagtgagtgagtgagagagagtgaaatgtgttatTGAGGATGTTTGAAGTGAATGGTCAACACTCACATGGGATAGGAGAGAGATATTTATAGTATGCCTCAATAAGTGGCCGTTGGAACCCAAAACAACACTGCAGCGTCAGACGTCCGATGCACAACGGATGACCGAGGGCTCGGAAGACACCGGACGTCCGATGTTTTGGCATAGTATAGAAGGTACCAGAGGATCCCGGACGTCCGATGTTTAGGCTCGATGGAGAAAGTACCGGACGACCGAAGAATATCGGACAACCGAGGGCTCGGCAGACACCGGATGTCCGACAGGGACCGGACGTCCGATGTTTCGCCACTGTATAGAATGTACCGGATGACCGGAGGGTCCTGGACATCCGATGTTTTGGCTCTGATGAAAGATTGCCGGACGTCCGGTGAATACCGGCCGTCTGATGTTTTGGCTCTGTATAGGAGGAGCCGGGCATCCGGTGAGTACCGGTCGTCTGACAGAGATGAAGATCAGATAATGAGTTTGAAGAAGATTTCGAGCAAGACTCTCACAAGACCCCATgctcccctcttaatagtgcgggatccctatactcaagaataaTCATAAATATAGTCTTGTTTCTTCGTTCTTGATGAAGTTAAATATTTCTAAAATCATAATCCACACACACAATTGATTCCGAGGGGACTAaaacctgagatatacttgacaaactttgttagtcc is from Triticum aestivum cultivar Chinese Spring chromosome 3A, IWGSC CS RefSeq v2.1, whole genome shotgun sequence and encodes:
- the LOC543161 gene encoding transcription factor GAMYB isoform X2, whose product is MYRVKSESDCEMMHQEDQMDSPVGDDGSSGGSPHRGGGPPLKKGPWTSAEDAILVDYVKKHGEGNWNAVQKNTGLFRCGKSCRLRWANHLRPNLKKGAFTPEEERLIIQLHSKMGNKWARMAAHLPGRTDNEIKNYWNTRIKRCQRAGLPIYPASVCNQSSNEDQQGSSDFNCGENLSSDLLNGNGLYLPDFTCDNFIANSEALSYAPQLSAVSISSLLGQSFASKNCGFMDQVNQAGMLKQSDPLLPGLSDTINGALSSVDQFSNDSENLKKALGFDYLHEANSSSKMIAPFGGTLTGSHAFLNGTFSTSRTINGPLKMELPSLQDTESDPNSWLKYTVAPAMQPTELVDPYLQSPTATPSVKSECVSPRNSGLLEELLHEAQGLKSGKNQQLSVRSSSSSVSTPCDTTVVSPEFDICQDYWEEPLNEYAPFSGNSLTGSTAPVSAAPPDVFQLSKISPAQSPSLGSGEQAMEPAYEPGAGDTSSHPENFRPDALFSGNTTDSSVFNNAIAMLLGNDMNTDCKPVFGDGIVFDTSPWSNMPHACQMSEEFK
- the LOC543161 gene encoding transcription factor GAMYB isoform X1, translating into MSFYKDIVGASYSTGTSHPTQRANPAINPGHDGEMYRVKSESDCEMMHQEDQMDSPVGDDGSSGGSPHRGGGPPLKKGPWTSAEDAILVDYVKKHGEGNWNAVQKNTGLFRCGKSCRLRWANHLRPNLKKGAFTPEEERLIIQLHSKMGNKWARMAAHLPGRTDNEIKNYWNTRIKRCQRAGLPIYPASVCNQSSNEDQQGSSDFNCGENLSSDLLNGNGLYLPDFTCDNFIANSEALSYAPQLSAVSISSLLGQSFASKNCGFMDQVNQAGMLKQSDPLLPGLSDTINGALSSVDQFSNDSENLKKALGFDYLHEANSSSKMIAPFGGTLTGSHAFLNGTFSTSRTINGPLKMELPSLQDTESDPNSWLKYTVAPAMQPTELVDPYLQSPTATPSVKSECVSPRNSGLLEELLHEAQGLKSGKNQQLSVRSSSSSVSTPCDTTVVSPEFDICQDYWEEPLNEYAPFSGNSLTGSTAPVSAAPPDVFQLSKISPAQSPSLGSGEQAMEPAYEPGAGDTSSHPENFRPDALFSGNTTDSSVFNNAIAMLLGNDMNTDCKPVFGDGIVFDTSPWSNMPHACQMSEEFK